Proteins from a genomic interval of Bombus affinis isolate iyBomAffi1 chromosome 16, iyBomAffi1.2, whole genome shotgun sequence:
- the LOC126925917 gene encoding elongation of very long chain fatty acids protein 6-like: MNKEDSLQIIEPTYSQVFNFEKTYFYTDTQKWLQNNFQYCYYCCIIYVILIFGGKYYMSSRPKFDLKGPLALWSGLLAVFSIIGFSRTAPEMFSTLRHHGFYHSICIHSHLLQDHVSGFWTWVFVLSKIPEFGDTIFIVLRKQPLIFLHFYHHLTVVLYSWFTYAETTAATRWYAVMNYFVHSWMYSYYTLKAMQYKLPKGFAMMITTMQLLQMVIGCVATIAAYYYRESCGLECYTTRKNFIFGFAIYFSYLILFGKFFFEAYLFDKRKSKVGENVHVNGRKECYKPKTS, from the exons atgaATAAAGAGGATTCTCTGCAGATCATTGAACCTACCTACTCGCAAGTTTTCAACTTCGAAAAAACCTACTTCTACACAGACACTCAAAAATGGCTCCAGAACAATTTTCAGTACTGCTACTACTGCTGTATTATTTACGTGATCCTAATTTTTGGCGGGAAATATTACATGTCGAGTAGACCAAAGTTTGATTTGAAGGGTCCGCTTGCATTATGGAGTGGATTGCTTGCAGTGTTCTCCATTATCGGATTTTCTAGAACAGCACCGGAAATGTTCTCTACATTGAGACACCATGGGTTTTACCACAGTATTTGCATACATAG CCACCTTTTGCAAGATCATGTTTCTGGCTTTTGGACATGGGTATTTGTCCTATCAAAGATCCCAGAATTTGGCGATACGATTTTCATCGTATTACGAAAGCAACCATTGATATTTCTACATTTTTACCATCATTTAACCGTTGTTCTTTACTCTTGGTTCACATATGCGGAGACTACAGCAGCCACAAGGTGGTATGCCGTAATGAACTACTTTGTTCATTCCTGGATGTATTCTTATTATACTTTGAAAGCAATGCAATACAAATTACCAAAAGGCTTTGCTATGATGATTACTACGATGCAGCTGCTGCAAATGGTGATTGGTTGCGTTGCAACTATTGCGGCTTACTATTATCGAGAAAGTTGTGGACTTGAATGCTATACTACgcgtaaaaattttatatttggttTCGCCATCTACTTCAGTTATTTAATCCTATTTGGAAAATTTTTCTTCGAGGCTTATCTTTTCGACAAACGGAAAAGCAAGGTCGGAGAGAACGTTCACGTCAATGGAAGAAAGGAGTGTTATAAACCAAAGACTAGCTAA